The Skermanella pratensis genome has a window encoding:
- a CDS encoding nitrogen fixation protein NifZ gives MANRNPQDANELEGPPVYEVGQKVRSLANVRNDGTYPGAPVGDVLIPAGSVGYVISIGSYLQMYHIYSVDFYEQRRVIGMRAKELEMVDALANAPQNFVRAG, from the coding sequence ATGGCCAATCGTAATCCGCAGGATGCCAACGAACTGGAAGGCCCGCCCGTCTACGAGGTCGGCCAGAAGGTCCGCAGCCTCGCCAATGTCCGAAACGACGGCACGTATCCCGGCGCGCCGGTCGGCGACGTGCTGATCCCGGCCGGGTCCGTCGGCTACGTGATCAGCATCGGCTCCTACCTTCAGATGTATCACATCTACAGCGTCGATTTTTACGAGCAGCGCCGGGTGATCGGCATGCGCGCGAAGGAACTGGAGATGGTCGACGCCCTCGCCAACGCTCCCCAGAACTTCGTCCGCGCCGGCTGA
- the nifT gene encoding putative nitrogen fixation protein NifT, which produces MKVMLRKSGGQFMIYVAKKDLETNVVSSEKPAIWGGKITLENGWVLEMPDLPEDTRLPLTVEARKLEG; this is translated from the coding sequence ATGAAAGTGATGCTTCGCAAGTCCGGCGGCCAGTTCATGATCTACGTCGCCAAGAAGGATCTGGAGACCAACGTCGTGTCGTCGGAAAAGCCGGCGATCTGGGGCGGCAAGATCACCCTGGAGAACGGCTGGGTCCTGGAGATGCCCGACCTGCCGGAGGACACCCGCCTGCCGCTGACCGTCGAAGCCCGCAAGCTCGAGGGCTGA
- a CDS encoding 4Fe-4S dicluster domain-containing protein, with amino-acid sequence MAYKIKASDCTVCGACEAECPNEAISFKKGTYVIDASKCTECQGSFDAPQCAAVCPADCCVPA; translated from the coding sequence ATGGCCTACAAGATCAAAGCGAGCGATTGCACCGTCTGCGGCGCCTGCGAAGCCGAATGCCCGAACGAGGCGATCAGTTTCAAGAAGGGCACCTACGTGATCGACGCGTCCAAGTGCACCGAGTGCCAGGGCAGCTTCGACGCTCCGCAGTGCGCGGCCGTCTGCCCGGCCGACTGCTGCGTGCCGGCCTGA
- the nifB gene encoding nitrogenase cofactor biosynthesis protein NifB — translation MNVISLDSILGVGELKSQPAPAASGCTTSSCGSSDGPSDMAPEVWEKVKNHPCYSEEAHHYYARMHVAVAPACNIQCNYCNRKYDCANESRPGVVSEKLTAEQAVRKVLAVAAEIPQLSVVGIAGPGDSLAAGAKNTIETFEQLSRLAPDIKLCLSTNGLALPDYVDRIKDLNIDHVTITINMVDPEVGQHIYPWIFHDHKRWTGIEASKILHERQMLGLEMLRDAGILAKINSVMIPGINDEHLMDVNREVKARGAFLHNIMPLISDAAHGTHFGLTGQRGPTAQELKALQDKCEGDMKLMRHCRQCRADAVGLLGEDRGEEFTAEKVMQMDIDIDGGGFTKRETYREHVEAERAQRHQSKAAAIAEVAHIAGEKPILIAVATKGGERINEHFGHAKEFQIYEVDARGAKFVGHRRVDLYCEGGSGDEDGLETIIQAINDCVAVLVAKIGGCPSKSLEAAGIEPVDRFAFEYIEESALAYYAAYTERLGTGAVREKIGADAVIRQGAYTARRA, via the coding sequence ATGAATGTAATCTCGTTGGACAGCATCCTCGGCGTGGGGGAGTTGAAGTCCCAGCCGGCACCGGCCGCTTCGGGCTGCACGACATCCAGTTGCGGTTCCTCGGACGGCCCTTCGGACATGGCGCCGGAAGTCTGGGAGAAGGTCAAGAACCATCCCTGCTACAGCGAAGAGGCGCACCACTACTATGCGCGCATGCATGTCGCCGTGGCTCCGGCCTGCAACATCCAGTGCAACTACTGCAATCGCAAGTACGACTGCGCCAACGAGAGCCGCCCCGGCGTCGTCAGCGAGAAGCTGACCGCCGAGCAGGCCGTCCGCAAGGTCCTGGCCGTCGCCGCCGAAATCCCGCAGCTCTCGGTGGTCGGCATCGCCGGGCCGGGCGACAGCCTGGCGGCCGGCGCGAAGAACACGATCGAGACCTTCGAGCAGCTCTCCAGGTTGGCCCCGGACATCAAGCTGTGCCTGTCCACCAACGGTCTGGCGCTGCCGGACTATGTGGACCGGATCAAGGACCTGAACATCGACCACGTCACGATCACCATCAACATGGTCGATCCCGAGGTCGGCCAGCACATCTATCCCTGGATCTTCCACGACCACAAGCGCTGGACCGGGATCGAGGCGTCCAAGATCCTCCACGAGCGCCAGATGCTGGGGCTGGAGATGCTGCGCGACGCCGGCATCCTCGCCAAGATCAACTCGGTGATGATCCCCGGCATCAACGACGAGCACCTGATGGACGTCAACCGCGAGGTCAAGGCCCGCGGCGCGTTCCTGCACAACATCATGCCGCTGATCTCCGACGCGGCGCACGGCACCCATTTCGGCCTCACCGGCCAGCGCGGACCGACCGCCCAGGAACTCAAGGCGCTGCAGGACAAGTGCGAAGGCGACATGAAGCTGATGCGCCACTGCCGCCAGTGCCGCGCCGACGCCGTCGGCCTGCTGGGCGAGGACCGGGGCGAGGAGTTCACCGCCGAGAAGGTCATGCAGATGGACATCGACATCGACGGCGGCGGCTTCACCAAGCGCGAGACCTACCGCGAGCATGTGGAGGCCGAGCGCGCCCAGCGCCACCAGTCCAAGGCCGCAGCCATCGCCGAGGTCGCCCACATCGCCGGCGAGAAGCCGATCCTGATCGCGGTGGCGACCAAGGGCGGCGAGCGGATCAACGAGCATTTCGGCCACGCCAAGGAATTCCAGATCTACGAGGTCGATGCCAGGGGAGCCAAGTTCGTCGGCCACCGGCGCGTCGATCTCTACTGCGAGGGCGGTTCCGGCGACGAGGACGGGCTGGAGACCATCATCCAGGCGATCAACGACTGCGTCGCCGTGCTGGTCGCCAAGATCGGCGGCTGCCCGAGCAAGTCCCTGGAGGCGGCCGGCATCGAGCCGGTGGACCGCTTCGCCTTCGAATACATCGAGGAATCGGCCCTGGCCTATTACGCCGCCTATACCGAGCGGCTCGGCACGGGTGCGGTTCGCGAGAAGATCGGCGCCGACGCGGTGATCCGCCAGGGCGCCTATACCGCCCGTCGTGCCTGA
- a CDS encoding 4Fe4S-binding leucine-rich repeat protein: MTFHDMDEALDWLGRPVDCAGCRFADRKADGRCQPLKSCVHDRYAKRVQRFFQWNEDLAVEHLDHPYFEVRAIAVRHAPLFHVPRLMDDLDETVRASVARRLPRRLLLKMRSDPDREVRISVASRLEEGDLAPMMRDPDYSVRLRVARRVPEGMLPAMMRDEDAEVRLEVARRIGLEWLASMAWDDSQRVRLHVAQRLCPDKLAAMVNDSDWCVRYVVASRIADEYLDPLTEDPVDEVREIARRRRAGLVLQDDIP; this comes from the coding sequence ATGACGTTCCATGACATGGACGAGGCCCTTGACTGGCTCGGGCGGCCGGTCGACTGCGCCGGCTGCCGTTTCGCGGACCGCAAGGCGGACGGCCGGTGCCAGCCGCTCAAGTCCTGCGTCCATGACCGCTACGCCAAGCGCGTCCAGAGATTCTTCCAGTGGAACGAGGATCTGGCGGTCGAGCATCTGGACCACCCCTATTTCGAAGTGCGCGCCATCGCGGTGCGCCACGCCCCGCTGTTCCATGTGCCGCGCCTGATGGACGACCTGGACGAGACGGTGCGCGCCAGCGTCGCCCGCCGTCTGCCCCGCCGGCTGCTGCTCAAGATGCGGAGCGACCCGGACCGGGAGGTGCGGATCTCCGTCGCCAGCCGGCTGGAGGAGGGGGATCTGGCGCCGATGATGCGCGATCCGGACTATTCGGTCCGCCTGCGCGTGGCCCGCCGCGTCCCGGAAGGCATGCTGCCGGCCATGATGCGCGACGAGGACGCCGAGGTGAGGTTGGAGGTCGCCCGGCGGATCGGACTCGAATGGCTCGCCAGCATGGCCTGGGACGACAGCCAGCGCGTCCGCCTGCATGTCGCCCAGCGGCTGTGTCCCGACAAGCTCGCCGCCATGGTCAACGATTCCGACTGGTGCGTCCGCTACGTCGTCGCGAGCCGCATAGCGGACGAGTACCTGGACCCCCTGACCGAAGATCCGGTCGACGAGGTGCGCGAGATCGCGAGGCGCCGTCGCGCAGGCCTGGTGCTCCAGGATGACATTCCATGA
- a CDS encoding nitrogen fixation protein NifZ: MTDQKTPEDNGPDLTSDILAADILAAEPESGNAGFTPPREPKYEWGIAVKALADLLNDGSHPDSPAGSLLVVKDTVGEIIRVGYAPEANNLPVYLVEFPGGKLVGCLEEEIAPVLGARAMVPGRMD; this comes from the coding sequence ATGACCGATCAGAAGACCCCTGAGGATAACGGCCCGGACCTCACATCCGACATCCTGGCCGCCGACATCCTCGCCGCCGAGCCGGAGAGCGGCAATGCCGGTTTCACGCCGCCGCGCGAGCCCAAGTACGAGTGGGGCATCGCCGTCAAGGCGTTGGCCGACCTGCTGAACGACGGCAGCCATCCCGACAGCCCGGCCGGAAGCCTGCTGGTGGTGAAGGACACGGTCGGCGAGATCATCCGCGTCGGCTACGCTCCGGAAGCCAACAACCTGCCGGTCTATCTGGTCGAGTTCCCCGGCGGCAAGCTGGTCGGCTGCCTGGAGGAGGAGATCGCCCCGGTCCTGGGGGCCCGCGCCATGGTTCCCGGACGGATGGACTGA
- a CDS encoding cysteine desulfurase family protein, with product MIYLDNNATTMPAPEVVAAMLPYLAELYANPSSAHGPAMAVKQAVGQARSAVAGLIGAKASEVVFTSSATEANHLAILGTLRSRPDRRHVVTTAVEHPANLMLFEDLRSQGYHVTVLPVDASGRLRRHELASVVSSDTALVSVMWANNETGVLMPVAEAADIARSRGAAFHTDAVQAVGRLEVDLRELKIDLLTFSGHKLHGPKGVGVLFVRKGFALSPVIMGHQERHLRGGTENVPAIVGLGVAARLAAEALAGRSGAAVAALRDRLEAGVLARMPGVRVNGADAARIPNTSNISFIDRSGRPMEGEALLMKLDQAGIQVSMGAACAAGGMDPSHVLLALGLGSALAASSLRFSLSRYTRASDIDAVLEALPPIAARLAA from the coding sequence GTGATCTATCTGGACAACAACGCCACGACCATGCCGGCTCCCGAGGTCGTGGCCGCCATGCTGCCCTACCTGGCTGAGCTTTACGCCAACCCGTCCAGCGCCCATGGTCCGGCGATGGCGGTCAAGCAGGCGGTCGGCCAGGCCCGCAGCGCCGTCGCCGGCCTGATCGGCGCCAAAGCGTCGGAGGTCGTGTTCACGTCGAGCGCCACCGAGGCCAACCATCTGGCGATCCTCGGCACGCTGCGCTCCCGGCCGGACCGGCGCCACGTGGTGACCACGGCGGTCGAGCATCCGGCCAACCTGATGCTGTTCGAGGACCTCCGCAGCCAGGGCTACCACGTCACCGTCCTGCCGGTGGACGCCTCCGGCCGGCTTCGCCGGCACGAACTGGCTTCGGTGGTGTCGAGCGACACGGCGCTGGTCTCGGTGATGTGGGCCAACAACGAAACCGGGGTCCTGATGCCGGTGGCCGAGGCCGCCGACATCGCCCGGTCGCGCGGCGCCGCGTTCCATACCGACGCGGTCCAGGCGGTCGGCCGGCTGGAGGTCGACCTGCGGGAGCTGAAGATCGACCTGCTGACCTTCTCCGGGCACAAGCTGCACGGGCCTAAGGGCGTCGGCGTGCTGTTCGTGCGCAAGGGTTTCGCCTTGTCGCCGGTGATCATGGGCCACCAGGAGCGGCACCTGCGCGGCGGGACCGAGAACGTGCCGGCGATCGTCGGCCTTGGTGTAGCGGCCCGGCTCGCGGCCGAGGCGCTGGCGGGGCGGTCCGGCGCCGCCGTCGCGGCGCTCCGCGACCGGCTGGAGGCCGGGGTGCTGGCGCGGATGCCGGGCGTCCGGGTCAACGGCGCCGACGCGGCGCGCATTCCCAACACGTCCAACATCAGCTTCATCGACCGCAGCGGCCGTCCCATGGAGGGGGAGGCCCTGCTGATGAAGCTCGATCAGGCGGGCATCCAGGTCAGCATGGGGGCCGCCTGCGCCGCCGGCGGCATGGATCCCAGCCATGTCCTGCTGGCGCTGGGGCTCGGTTCGGCCCTGGCGGCGTCCAGCCTGCGTTTCTCGCTCAGCCGCTACACCCGCGCGTCGGACATCGACGCCGTCCTGGAAGCCCTGCCGCCGATCGCCGCCCGCCTCGCGGCGTGA
- a CDS encoding DegT/DnrJ/EryC1/StrS family aminotransferase: MTDTPGLEETEDSDDELPGDIALTQPDIGAAETRVIERILTSASLNDGRLTEAFEEAFAAYVGRRHAVAVTSGTMAMMLALKAYGFGPGDDILCSPYGWHQVVHAVALAGANPVFSDIDYWSHTLNPVKAAERITSATRAIIAGNTNGHPAPWDELRALASERGVVLIEDSTEAIGSTYHGRIVGSFGDCAVFDFSEPGPLLCGEGGMIVTDDDDLASRLRYLRKREPEHLKSVVISHNLPWQSKLSNLNAALGLVQLKRIDEILERRRAVVGYYEAAMQSFEGIKPPYHAPGVTVVHCHAYAVHLGTRFSVSLRNAVIEDMLTQGIDSASFGVPLHIQQFYAERGGRRGDCPVAEKTADRVIAVPFHGALDQDEVEFIVQRLKDATVNSGAGAAIY, encoded by the coding sequence ATGACCGATACTCCCGGCCTGGAGGAGACCGAGGACAGCGACGACGAGCTTCCCGGCGATATCGCGCTGACCCAGCCTGATATCGGCGCCGCCGAGACCCGGGTGATCGAGCGCATCCTGACTTCCGCCAGCCTTAACGACGGCCGCCTGACCGAGGCCTTCGAGGAGGCTTTCGCCGCCTATGTCGGCCGCCGCCACGCGGTCGCGGTGACCAGCGGCACCATGGCCATGATGCTGGCGCTGAAGGCCTACGGCTTCGGTCCCGGCGACGACATCCTGTGCTCGCCCTATGGCTGGCACCAGGTCGTCCATGCCGTGGCGCTGGCCGGCGCCAACCCGGTCTTCTCCGACATCGACTACTGGTCGCATACGCTGAACCCGGTCAAGGCGGCGGAGCGGATCACCTCCGCCACCAGGGCGATCATCGCCGGCAACACCAACGGCCACCCCGCTCCCTGGGACGAGCTGCGGGCGCTGGCCAGCGAGCGTGGGGTCGTCCTGATCGAGGATTCGACCGAGGCGATCGGCTCGACCTATCACGGGCGGATCGTCGGCAGCTTCGGCGACTGCGCGGTGTTCGACTTCTCCGAACCCGGCCCGCTGCTGTGCGGCGAGGGCGGCATGATCGTGACCGACGACGACGACCTGGCGTCCCGCCTGCGCTATCTGCGCAAGCGCGAGCCGGAGCACCTGAAGTCGGTCGTGATCAGCCATAACCTTCCCTGGCAGTCCAAGCTCAGCAACCTGAACGCGGCCCTCGGCCTTGTCCAGCTGAAGCGGATCGACGAGATCCTGGAGCGCCGCCGCGCCGTCGTCGGGTACTACGAGGCGGCGATGCAGAGCTTCGAGGGGATCAAGCCGCCCTACCATGCGCCGGGCGTGACCGTGGTCCATTGCCACGCCTACGCGGTCCATCTCGGCACCCGTTTCTCGGTCAGCCTGCGCAACGCGGTGATCGAGGACATGCTGACCCAGGGGATCGACTCGGCGTCGTTCGGCGTCCCGCTCCACATCCAGCAGTTCTACGCCGAGCGGGGCGGCCGGCGCGGCGACTGCCCGGTCGCCGAGAAGACTGCCGACCGCGTGATCGCGGTGCCGTTCCACGGTGCGCTCGACCAGGACGAGGTCGAGTTCATCGTGCAGCGGCTCAAGGACGCCACCGTCAATTCCGGCGCCGGCGCCGCCATCTACTGA
- a CDS encoding SIR2 family NAD-dependent protein deacylase, with amino-acid sequence MTTAHTLLAEVAGGLKARQVIPYLGAGVFDLVEGACPIPRSPEELVAALTAKAAVPGRIRRHLTAASQYIESHKHRRTLETILTGLFKTGPEPTALHRYLAGIAELPLIVDTWYDDTMARALGGSPSWGQIQGMSHPQSLGEWVRYFGPDNEPTSGDAAAGWNRVLYKPMGAVAPAGNYLISDSDYVEVLTEIDIQSPIPAVVQNLRAGRNFLFLGCRFDGEIGRTFARQIIKRSAGRHWAVISGELTRNEAKFIETYGITRIDMPLAEAVAVLSEA; translated from the coding sequence ATGACGACAGCCCATACCCTGCTGGCGGAAGTCGCCGGCGGACTGAAGGCCCGGCAGGTGATCCCGTATCTCGGCGCCGGTGTGTTCGACCTGGTCGAGGGCGCTTGCCCGATCCCCCGCTCGCCGGAGGAACTGGTCGCGGCGCTGACCGCAAAGGCTGCCGTGCCCGGCCGCATCCGCCGTCACCTGACCGCGGCCAGCCAGTACATCGAGAGCCACAAGCACCGCCGGACCTTGGAAACCATCCTGACAGGTCTGTTCAAGACGGGGCCGGAGCCCACGGCGCTCCACCGCTACCTCGCCGGCATCGCGGAGCTGCCGCTGATCGTCGACACCTGGTACGACGACACCATGGCGCGCGCGCTCGGCGGCTCGCCGTCCTGGGGCCAGATCCAGGGCATGAGCCATCCCCAATCCCTGGGTGAATGGGTCCGCTACTTCGGTCCCGACAACGAGCCGACCAGCGGCGACGCCGCCGCCGGCTGGAACCGGGTGCTCTACAAGCCGATGGGCGCGGTCGCGCCGGCCGGCAACTACCTGATTTCGGACAGCGATTACGTCGAGGTCCTGACCGAGATCGACATCCAGTCGCCGATCCCGGCGGTGGTGCAGAACCTGCGGGCGGGGCGCAATTTCCTGTTCCTGGGCTGCCGCTTCGACGGCGAGATCGGCCGGACCTTCGCCCGCCAGATCATCAAGCGGTCGGCCGGGCGGCATTGGGCGGTGATCTCCGGCGAGCTGACCCGGAACGAGGCCAAATTCATCGAAACCTACGGGATCACCCGGATCGACATGCCCCTGGCCGAGGCGGTCGCGGTCCTGTCCGAAGCGTAA